GGTATTGGTATTTGTGTTGGCATTGGCGTTGGCATTGGCATTGGATGAATTAAATAaggaatttgaatttgacCCTGACCCTGACCCATTAGGGGTTCCCATACCTCCCATGGTGGTGGGACTTAATCCAttactaccaccactactactagcAGCAATATTTGGATCTAATAATGTTTTTAAAGCTTCAAATGCTTGCATTTTTAATCCAATATTTTTATCTTCGACAAGTAATTTActtaatattgatattaatgTCATATCATCAGATAATCTTAATTTACCTTCTTTTGGTGTAATTGATGGtatatcttcttcttcttcttctactaTTTCTTGTGGTGTAGCTTTATTGTTATGAACTAATTCTTCAAGAATAGGAGGATCggaattatcaattgtagttgtagtttCTTCATGATCAATAGAATTAACAAGTGAAACATcttgttcaattattatcacaATTAATTCTGTTCCTAAAACTCTTATTTGATCTTGTTTATCATTTAATGcaaaatttatcatttttaataatccATGTTTAACCAACAgtgcaaaaaaatcatGTTTACGCAGTGATTTAGCAATTAATACATATTGATGTAACATTTTCACTCCATCTCgttgtttcattttgatattatcatcatcattgtcATCATCGTTATCAATACTATTGCATTCGTTTTTCTCATCGTTACAATTATCATAAATGCTGAATAAATGTTCAAGAATTTCTGAATCtttaatataattgaaaatttccaaatgaTTAGAATAAATCAAAGACGCTATCAAATTAAATGTAGAATCATCTAAAAATCTTGCCAATACAACatctttcaaataatttaaataaaaatctcgtttaaaaatttcaatattttcgACGGGGATAACTTTAATATATGATTGACTAGCAAGGAAATTTCTATGTGAAGCCTTATAATTTGGATATTCTGAATCATATTCTAATATTCCTACTAACCCCAAAATTTTCTCTTCTGATGATAATATGTATTCTATAATCAGGGATTCATTATAAagaaataatgatttaacaATATCACTGACATTATATAATACATTGgcattttcattattttctgCTTCATTAAAtacatttattaatttagtgaaataatcattttcaataataaattccAGAATATTTGTTCTTGTAAATTGAGCATTAGTCCCTTGATTTATAGTTTCTAACACTACATCTAGATTTTCCACATTAGGGATTTCCGGAGGATATCTTATGGGCCCCGTTATTAATTCAGTAATATCATCGCCTTCATTAATATTAGGTATCACATAATATAAGGAAATTCCGGGACTTATATTTCCTTGTTGTACGCGTATTATAAAATCACATAAATCAGCACATCCTTCAGTTTCTTGAAATGATAATGCTAAATCAGTCCCATTGGAATCGGTCCAAACAATTAATGTTTCTTGTTGTCTTTGATATTGTATAGACCCTTCAAGAAATGATTTTAGTatgatattattgttatcaGTTTCATTACGGACAAGAAAATAAGGTAGTTTGGTGTCATCATCTATTTCTCCCACACAAAACCCCGTACCATTATCTATCCAATCATCTCCATTTAGTAGATATACTTTAACTCGTCGTGGAGTTTTCCCAGCATTATTAAGTGCTTTTAATTCTTCTCGTTTAGATTTCGAAAGTTTACAATCTTTTAGGGAACTCattctgttgttgttgttgttgttgttgttgttgttgttgttattatttttttttcctttatttaatttggTTGCGTGTTTGACTTCTTGGTTTGCAAATAACGcctaaataaaatatatttttaataagGTTTCTTATATGGGGATGGGGAATGAGCTTGATATAGATCTAATATTATGGAAGATTTGATATTTGATTATGAATTGttgaacaaattaaaattaaaaaaaaaaaagcagGAATATTTGAATACAATAGTAATACAAAAGAATAATTGGATATAAATATGATAAAATGGTTTtccaatcaaaaaaaaaaaaataataataataatacaaagAATAATATAAGTATCGTGAACTACACTTTAACGTGTTTTGTAGATATTGATgagatattgaaattatcaccaaaaaaacaagtGACTTAACAATGAAGGTGGTAAGGTTGGAGTGGTAGTATAAGTTGGTTGGTTATGAATAAAGATTAAGATCTTTTTAATAATGcaagttgtttttttttttttgggagGTGGTggttacttttttttgttgtgaTTCTCTCTTTGTCTCTCTTTCACAGTTTTAACGTATTAGTTAATTCCatcaatgatgatgaatcgCGTCTCTCTTCACTCTTCACAATTCACGTTAATATAATTCTTCTCAATATTAAGTAGTTCCAACAATTCACAACAAACTTAAACTCCACAATAGAACTACTCTTATTTCTTCTATACAATTGGATTACATTacatttattatcaaatctATATACTATTATTTGGTTTCCCTAGCGGGAGTGACGATTTACTAATTATGATGACAAACCAATGCAGCACTAGCCAAATTTCTTAACCAATCATGTTTATCAACATCATGAGTATCTTCTACTTCACCCCATTCTTCAGTTTGATAAATAGTTTCTAAATTTCCTAATTCAACTAATTCTTCTAAAGTTTTATGATAataatcttcatcaatggaatttttattaaattgatataattcttttaaagtttcaatatcattaacaTTTGATCTTAATAAAGTAATTCCACataaaaatgatttagTAGTTAAGATTGTTTTCTCCAAGGcaattaaatcataaaTTGGTAATTGATTTAACCAATCCAATACAACTAATTGAGTGGTTTCATCTTGTTTATTACCTCTTAATCCATCAGTTTCACAAtctaaatatttcaattcaatagaTTTTTGTCGAGGgattaaatttttattatgaGCATAAATtgtgaaaaattcattaaattcattaattaatggacgataaatttcttcttgtc
This genomic stretch from Candida albicans SC5314 chromosome 1, complete sequence harbors:
- the PSY2 gene encoding Psy2p (Putative protein phosphatase PP4 complex subunit; macrophage-induced gene), with translation MSSLKDCKLSKSKREELKALNNAGKTPRRVKVYLLNGDDWIDNGTGFCVGEIDDDTKLPYFLVRNETDNNNIILKSFLEGSIQYQRQQETLIVWTDSNGTDLALSFQETEGCADLCDFIIRVQQGNISPGISLYYVIPNINEGDDITELITGPIRYPPEIPNVENLDVVLETINQGTNAQFTRTNISEFIIENDYFTKLINVFNEAENNENANVLYNVSDIVKSLFLYNESSIIEYILSSEEKILGLVGILEYDSEYPNYKASHRNFLASQSYIKVIPVENIEIFKRDFYLNYLKDVVLARFLDDSTFNLIASLIYSNHLEIFNYIKDSEILEHLFSIYDNCNDEKNECNSIDNDDDNDDDNIKMKQRDGVKMLHQYVLIAKSSRKHDFFASLVKHGLLKMINFALNDKQDQIRVLGTELIVIIIEQDVSLVNSIDHEETTTTIDNSDPPILEELVHNNKATPQEIVEEEEEDIPSITPKEGKLRLSDDMTLISILSKLLVEDKNIGLKMQAFEALKTLLDPNIAASSSGGSNGLSPTTMGGMGTPNGSGSGSNSNSLFNSSNANANANANTNTNTNSVNKSIGINTNNIEEFKFTSEEFQEINTSTYFRAFYEQVAPKLFEKLIILANHNLESKQLQINTKHEELLYQLLCELISFCTLEHKMISLSSLSSSSFSSSSLSSRSFFIENHIPLGIAKLLIIDDCKPILKLTSIRCLKNLILLNDEFYTRYFINHDLWFYFFKFFNNVIDENNLANSTCLDFIEIVIKGCDIGLNNNNNNNNNNNSKRSNYILLAKHIYKKYGEFIEKKLNYVDTGKRLIDLVTHSLNSNSNSNVNKLNGGQTFNENNNNNNKEEYDEDDNEYDNENEDSDENIATNTDDLGLSEDEMLPHNASTPLNDEEDEAEQEGTRLYTDVTEEIRISEKKRPREESDEIKPTPIIDNATTTTTTTTITTTTAASNSNDNFNGTKKIALTTTSDNQS